Proteins encoded by one window of Ruminococcaceae bacterium R-25:
- a CDS encoding tyrosyl-tRNA synthetase, whose protein sequence is MYRNVFDVLEERGYFSQATHRDEIYELLSKPGVSFYIGFDPTADSLHVGHFVQMMVMSHMQKAGHRPIALMGGGTGMIGDPSGRTDMRQMMTVETIDHNVECFKKQMGKVVDFSDGKALIVNNADWLRNLNYIEFLREVGAHFSVNKMLTAECYKQRLEKGLSFLEFNYMLMQGYDFYYLHEKYGCDLEFGGDDQWSNILAGMELVRRKKGESVYGLTFTLLTNSEGKKMGKTAKGAVWLDPEKTPVFDFYQYWRNVDDADVIKCMKLLTFLEMDEINEYAKLKDSAINEAKKRLAFEVTKIIHGEEAALIAKKTAEDLFENAGRSEDMKTTEITNDELASEMQIADALVKAGLMKSKGEARRMIQQKGVYLNDAVVEDQFYALKESDFDANGEAIVRKGKKTYHRLKLV, encoded by the coding sequence ATGTACAGAAATGTTTTTGATGTGCTTGAAGAGAGAGGTTACTTCTCACAGGCTACACACAGAGATGAGATCTATGAGCTTTTGAGCAAGCCCGGTGTATCTTTCTACATCGGATTTGACCCGACAGCCGATTCACTTCATGTAGGCCACTTCGTCCAGATGATGGTTATGAGCCACATGCAGAAGGCAGGCCACAGACCGATCGCTCTCATGGGCGGCGGTACAGGTATGATCGGCGATCCTTCCGGGCGTACCGACATGCGCCAGATGATGACAGTCGAGACCATCGACCACAACGTTGAATGCTTCAAGAAGCAGATGGGCAAGGTCGTTGATTTCTCTGACGGCAAGGCTCTTATCGTTAACAACGCTGACTGGCTCAGAAACCTCAATTACATTGAGTTCTTAAGAGAAGTCGGTGCGCATTTCTCTGTAAATAAGATGCTTACGGCTGAGTGCTATAAGCAGAGACTTGAAAAGGGACTCTCATTCCTTGAATTCAACTACATGCTCATGCAGGGCTACGACTTCTATTACCTCCACGAGAAGTACGGCTGCGATCTTGAGTTCGGCGGTGACGACCAGTGGTCAAACATCCTCGCAGGCATGGAGCTCGTACGCCGTAAAAAGGGTGAATCCGTTTACGGTCTTACATTTACTCTCCTCACAAACAGCGAGGGTAAGAAGATGGGTAAGACTGCTAAGGGTGCAGTTTGGCTCGATCCCGAGAAGACACCTGTATTTGATTTCTACCAGTATTGGAGAAACGTCGATGACGCTGATGTAATCAAGTGCATGAAGCTTTTGACATTCCTTGAGATGGATGAGATCAACGAGTATGCAAAGCTTAAGGATTCGGCTATCAACGAGGCAAAAAAGAGACTCGCTTTCGAAGTTACAAAGATCATCCATGGTGAAGAGGCTGCCCTGATCGCGAAAAAGACCGCTGAGGATCTTTTCGAGAATGCAGGAAGATCTGAAGACATGAAGACAACTGAGATCACAAATGATGAGCTCGCATCTGAAATGCAGATCGCTGACGCTCTCGTTAAGGCCGGCCTCATGAAATCCAAGGGCGAAGCAAGACGTATGATCCAGCAGAAGGGCGTTTACCTCAATGATGCAGTCGTTGAAGACCAGTTCTATGCTCTTAAAGAATCAGACTTCGATGCTAACGGTGAAGCTATCGTCCGTAAGGGCAAGAAGACATACCACAGATTGAAGCTCGTCTGA
- a CDS encoding D-alanyl-lipoteichoic acid acyltransferase DltB (MBOAT superfamily) codes for MSLVSSLFLVFVAAVLLLYYVLPKSFRFWVLLLASLAFAAFLGFYTLLFVVCSAVLCYLGGLLAGPSNKTGLRNAATVITVVINIALLCAVKYYNVIGLAAERLNLLFGAVDGANSFFAYAVPVGMSFYVLQTTGYILDCRWEKIAPDKNFFKVLLFSTYFPQLMSGPMNTYANLSEKIEKVKEVKFSFERIADGAVRVAYGFFKKLVIAERAAMVVNMIYADHQTFTGWYVPLGVFFFAIQLYTDFSGCMDVVIGVSHMFGIELPENFNCPFFSKNVKEYWRRWHITLGAWLRDYLMYPVLKSTPLIKIGDWSKAKFGKKNGKKVPTYIALFILWFAVGYWHGGLWNYVIGSGILHFIYIVLGMIFEPLFKKIRPKIGADKLYFRIFQSVRTFILMLTGFVFFRSASVKDAIDMYAAIFRRGGAALNWPNFCASGMNLAQLIVLIVGVLLVFAVDAYKYRPSEDEEPKSAIAFLRSKSVVLLWAAFMVLLVATLVFGMYGLGYDSGSFIYARI; via the coding sequence ATGTCGCTGGTATCGTCGTTATTTCTGGTCTTCGTTGCAGCAGTCCTTCTGCTGTACTATGTGCTGCCTAAGAGCTTCCGTTTCTGGGTGCTCCTTTTAGCGAGCCTTGCTTTTGCGGCATTTTTAGGTTTCTACACACTTTTATTCGTAGTCTGTTCAGCGGTGCTCTGCTATCTCGGAGGACTTCTGGCCGGCCCTTCAAACAAGACGGGTCTTCGAAACGCTGCAACAGTCATCACGGTAGTTATCAACATCGCACTTTTGTGCGCTGTCAAATACTATAACGTCATAGGCCTTGCCGCTGAGAGATTAAATCTCCTGTTCGGCGCAGTTGACGGAGCAAACAGTTTCTTTGCTTATGCAGTCCCTGTCGGAATGTCTTTCTACGTTCTCCAGACAACGGGTTATATCCTGGACTGCAGATGGGAGAAGATCGCACCTGACAAGAATTTCTTCAAGGTATTGCTGTTCTCAACATACTTCCCGCAGCTCATGTCGGGTCCTATGAATACCTATGCAAACCTTTCCGAAAAGATCGAAAAGGTCAAGGAAGTAAAGTTCTCTTTTGAAAGGATCGCTGACGGTGCGGTCAGAGTTGCTTACGGCTTTTTCAAAAAGCTCGTTATCGCTGAACGTGCCGCAATGGTCGTCAACATGATCTATGCTGACCATCAGACCTTTACAGGCTGGTACGTACCTTTGGGCGTATTCTTTTTCGCGATCCAGCTCTATACGGACTTCTCCGGATGCATGGATGTCGTTATCGGTGTATCACACATGTTCGGCATCGAGCTTCCCGAAAACTTCAATTGCCCGTTCTTTTCAAAGAACGTCAAAGAATACTGGAGAAGATGGCACATCACGCTTGGCGCATGGCTCCGTGATTACCTCATGTATCCTGTCCTCAAGAGCACTCCGCTCATTAAGATCGGCGACTGGTCAAAGGCAAAGTTCGGCAAGAAGAACGGCAAAAAGGTTCCTACATATATCGCTCTTTTCATCCTCTGGTTCGCAGTAGGCTACTGGCACGGCGGCCTTTGGAATTACGTTATCGGCTCAGGCATCCTGCACTTTATCTACATTGTGCTCGGTATGATCTTTGAGCCTCTGTTCAAGAAGATCAGACCCAAGATCGGAGCTGACAAGCTCTATTTCAGGATCTTCCAGTCTGTAAGAACATTTATCCTGATGCTCACGGGCTTCGTATTCTTCAGATCAGCTTCCGTTAAGGACGCAATCGACATGTATGCGGCTATCTTCCGCCGTGGCGGCGCGGCACTAAACTGGCCGAACTTCTGCGCTTCGGGCATGAATCTGGCACAGCTCATCGTCCTGATCGTTGGAGTATTGCTGGTTTTTGCAGTCGACGCTTACAAGTACCGTCCGAGCGAAGATGAGGAGCCGAAGTCAGCTATCGCATTTTTGAGGAGCAAGAGCGTTGTCCTTTTGTGGGCAGCATTCATGGTACTCTTAGTAGCTACGTTGGTTTTCGGAATGTACGGCTTAGGCTACGATTCCGGTTCATTTATTTACGCAAGAATCTAA
- a CDS encoding HAD superfamily phosphatase (TIGR01681 family)/FkbH-like protein has product MKQLEYPYDSDFILRKKKAIKRELLAREGVTYIEKKIAILGGSTTSDIKQILELFLLNYGIKPEFFESEYNKYFEDAVFGNPELDEFAPDLVFVHTTTRNIARFPQVTDSPEQIDALIEETMGRFEQIWGALADRFKCTVIQNNFEQPYYRLLGNSDFTNIHGRLNFINRLNDRFCQYAQSHQNFFINDINYISAVYGIKKWADPGDWYRYKYALSVSAIPDFAFNLSHIIKAVYGRNKKAFALDMDNTLWGGIVGDDGPENIKVGHEDAESELFTEFQQYIKSHKDLGILLTVASKNDEENALAGLARPDSTLKQDDFIIIKANWDNKDINIANTAKEINIGSDSFVFVDDNPVERALVENQIPGISVPEVGAPETYIDVLDSNGFFEVTGISEEDIKRSGMYKANMERAKASAQFTDYDEYLRSLEMTAEIKPFAPVYMARIAELTNKSNQFNLTTKRCSQADIEKIAADPAYITLYGRLEDKFGDNGVVAVTFGHEEDYGNDKFFHIDLWLMSCRVLKRGMEYAMMDELIREAKSRNITKIKGYYLPTAKNKMVKDFYELQGFDKIREMEDGTSEWILDLDSPHKSGNVAIKVN; this is encoded by the coding sequence ATGAAACAGCTTGAATATCCTTATGATTCCGACTTTATCTTGCGCAAGAAAAAGGCGATCAAAAGAGAGCTCCTGGCAAGGGAAGGGGTCACATATATCGAAAAGAAGATCGCTATCTTAGGCGGTTCTACTACCAGCGATATCAAGCAGATCTTGGAATTGTTCCTGTTAAACTACGGCATCAAGCCCGAGTTTTTCGAATCTGAATATAATAAATATTTCGAGGATGCCGTTTTCGGCAATCCTGAACTGGATGAATTTGCTCCTGATCTCGTTTTCGTGCACACAACGACAAGAAACATCGCGAGATTCCCTCAGGTTACGGATTCTCCCGAGCAGATCGACGCCCTGATCGAAGAGACGATGGGCAGGTTCGAGCAGATCTGGGGAGCGTTGGCTGACCGTTTCAAGTGTACGGTCATCCAGAATAACTTCGAGCAGCCTTATTACAGACTCCTCGGAAACAGTGACTTTACCAATATCCACGGCAGGCTGAACTTTATAAACCGCCTGAACGACAGGTTCTGTCAGTATGCCCAGAGCCACCAGAACTTCTTTATCAACGACATCAACTACATCTCGGCTGTCTACGGCATCAAGAAGTGGGCAGATCCGGGTGACTGGTACAGATATAAGTACGCACTCTCAGTTTCTGCGATCCCTGATTTTGCATTCAACTTATCGCACATCATCAAAGCCGTTTACGGCAGGAACAAGAAGGCATTTGCACTCGATATGGACAACACCTTGTGGGGCGGAATCGTCGGCGATGACGGTCCGGAGAACATCAAGGTAGGCCATGAGGACGCAGAATCCGAGCTCTTTACGGAGTTCCAGCAGTACATCAAGTCCCATAAGGATCTGGGAATCCTTCTTACTGTCGCATCCAAAAACGACGAGGAGAATGCTCTGGCAGGCCTTGCAAGACCCGATTCGACATTAAAGCAGGATGACTTCATCATCATCAAAGCCAACTGGGACAACAAGGACATCAATATCGCAAATACCGCAAAAGAGATAAATATCGGCTCCGACAGCTTCGTCTTCGTTGACGATAACCCTGTCGAGAGGGCCCTGGTCGAAAACCAGATCCCCGGAATCTCCGTTCCTGAGGTCGGCGCACCTGAGACATATATCGACGTTTTAGACTCAAACGGATTCTTCGAAGTTACGGGAATCTCCGAAGAAGACATCAAGAGAAGCGGCATGTATAAGGCAAACATGGAGCGTGCAAAGGCATCGGCCCAGTTTACTGACTACGACGAGTACTTGAGGTCACTGGAGATGACCGCTGAGATCAAGCCTTTCGCGCCCGTTTATATGGCACGTATCGCTGAGCTCACAAATAAGAGCAACCAGTTTAACCTTACGACAAAGCGCTGCAGCCAGGCAGATATCGAGAAGATCGCTGCTGATCCTGCTTATATCACTCTCTACGGCAGACTTGAGGACAAGTTCGGCGACAACGGCGTCGTAGCAGTTACTTTCGGACACGAGGAAGACTACGGAAACGACAAGTTCTTCCATATAGACCTCTGGCTCATGAGCTGCAGAGTCTTAAAGCGCGGTATGGAATATGCAATGATGGATGAGCTGATCCGCGAGGCAAAATCCAGAAATATTACCAAAATTAAAGGCTATTATTTGCCGACTGCAAAGAATAAAATGGTCAAGGATTTTTACGAGCTCCAGGGCTTCGATAAGATAAGAGAAATGGAAGACGGCACATCCGAGTGGATCCTCGATCTGGACAGCCCGCACAAGAGTGGAAATGTTGCGATCAAGGTCAACTGA
- a CDS encoding acyl carrier protein, which yields MTREEIYGKLNEVFQDVFDDEDITVNDSTVAADVDGWDSLEHINLIVAVERCFGIKFTMGETTGLKNVGEMVDRIIAHLG from the coding sequence ATGACAAGAGAAGAGATCTACGGAAAGCTTAATGAAGTATTCCAGGACGTTTTCGATGACGAAGACATCACCGTAAACGATTCCACAGTCGCAGCTGACGTTGACGGCTGGGATTCATTGGAGCACATCAACCTCATCGTTGCAGTTGAGAGATGCTTTGGTATCAAGTTCACGATGGGCGAGACCACAGGCCTTAAGAATGTCGGCGAGATGGTCGACAGGATCATCGCTCACTTAGGCTAA
- a CDS encoding acyl-CoA thioester hydrolase has translation MAAITDCEHLVQYYETDQMGVVHHSNYIRWFEEARTQLFEELGLGYKGMEEMGIISPVVGLTAKYKTMAKYCDTVVIRAEITRYTGVRFDIKYTIFDKETEQVRCTGTSEHCFINREGKVISMQKEKPVEHARFDELVNGKKG, from the coding sequence ATGGCAGCAATTACAGATTGCGAGCATCTCGTACAGTATTACGAGACTGACCAGATGGGCGTAGTCCATCACTCGAACTATATAAGGTGGTTCGAAGAAGCCAGGACCCAGCTTTTCGAAGAGCTTGGCTTGGGCTACAAAGGAATGGAAGAGATGGGCATCATAAGCCCTGTCGTAGGTCTTACGGCTAAATATAAGACAATGGCTAAGTATTGTGATACGGTCGTCATAAGGGCCGAGATCACCAGATATACGGGTGTCAGATTTGACATCAAGTACACGATCTTCGATAAGGAGACCGAACAGGTAAGATGCACGGGAACGAGCGAGCACTGCTTCATCAACAGGGAGGGCAAGGTCATCTCGATGCAGAAGGAGAAGCCCGTCGAGCACGCAAGGTTTGATGAGCTTGTTAACGGAAAGAAAGGCTAA
- a CDS encoding putative membrane protein YeiH — MDTELFILITDIIGTVAFAVSGAMAGIRKKMDIFGVNILALLTATGGGIIRDLVTGSTPPMAFKNPLFVIIAAVTANITFIFVWWQHKKKREVSDKTRAIYEKIFFWFDTAGLAAFTADGVHTGLLGEHANNAFLVIFLGVVTGVGGGVLRDALSLEMPYIFVKHIYACASIVGAAVVYIIYYFTGSAEAAMLAGFFFVCVIRYCAAHYGWNLPKAYKD; from the coding sequence ATGGATACCGAACTCTTCATCTTGATCACAGACATCATCGGCACTGTAGCTTTTGCAGTGTCAGGTGCCATGGCCGGAATCAGGAAGAAGATGGACATATTCGGAGTCAACATTTTAGCGCTCCTCACGGCTACGGGCGGCGGCATCATAAGAGACCTCGTAACGGGCTCCACCCCTCCTATGGCTTTCAAGAATCCTTTATTTGTAATCATCGCTGCGGTCACAGCCAACATCACATTCATTTTCGTGTGGTGGCAGCACAAGAAGAAGCGCGAGGTCTCTGACAAGACACGCGCGATCTACGAGAAGATCTTCTTCTGGTTCGACACGGCAGGTCTTGCGGCATTTACTGCAGACGGTGTTCATACAGGCCTTTTGGGCGAGCACGCAAACAATGCCTTCCTCGTAATCTTTTTGGGTGTCGTAACAGGTGTCGGCGGCGGAGTCTTAAGAGATGCCTTATCACTCGAGATGCCCTACATCTTCGTAAAGCACATCTACGCATGCGCCTCGATCGTCGGCGCTGCTGTTGTCTATATCATTTACTACTTCACGGGCTCAGCCGAAGCAGCAATGCTCGCCGGCTTCTTTTTCGTCTGCGTCATCAGATACTGCGCAGCCCACTACGGCTGGAACCTGCCGAAAGCGTATAAGGATTAA
- a CDS encoding putative DNA metabolism protein codes for MADQGMRYTYDGTFEGYLCAVLQALRSGKVPAAITDRRNETRPDLAVNVATSLKDAEYLYSTISARSSAEVQQMVSDYFLTDCASLEINLYKMIFCSLKYGAKIAEDYSSELMSGIQMAIRDLYREAQSILQELDFYLGEEASCAVINPRNSVLPIIRKPVLKRRDIDDLLVYDKRHHLLLERYSEQNMLLDISDFPMPEFKDPKEAYDFLWPFVRDRRFDVRVIPGQKKSGSVIEPLWLKAS; via the coding sequence ATGGCAGACCAGGGCATGAGATATACGTATGACGGCACTTTCGAAGGATACCTGTGTGCAGTGCTTCAGGCCTTGAGGTCCGGCAAAGTGCCGGCCGCGATAACTGACAGGAGGAATGAAACAAGGCCCGATCTTGCCGTTAATGTTGCAACGAGCCTTAAGGACGCGGAATATCTTTATTCCACGATATCCGCAAGGAGCAGTGCCGAAGTCCAGCAGATGGTGTCAGACTATTTTCTGACGGATTGCGCATCTCTTGAGATCAACCTTTATAAGATGATCTTCTGTTCTCTGAAGTATGGTGCGAAGATCGCCGAAGATTATTCGAGCGAACTGATGAGCGGGATCCAAATGGCGATCAGAGACCTGTACAGGGAGGCCCAGTCGATACTGCAGGAACTGGATTTTTATCTTGGCGAAGAGGCGAGCTGCGCTGTGATTAATCCCAGGAATTCAGTCCTGCCGATAATAAGAAAACCTGTCCTTAAACGCCGTGATATCGATGATCTTTTAGTCTATGACAAGAGGCATCATCTGCTCTTGGAGCGCTATTCAGAGCAGAATATGCTCTTGGACATTTCGGATTTTCCGATGCCTGAATTCAAAGATCCCAAAGAGGCATATGACTTTTTATGGCCTTTTGTAAGGGACAGGCGTTTTGATGTGAGGGTCATTCCCGGGCAGAAAAAAAGCGGCTCTGTGATAGAGCCGCTCTGGTTAAAAGCTTCTTAA
- a CDS encoding phosphoserine phosphatase, whose product MNIVCLDMEGVLVPEIWIEFSKKSGIPELKRTTRDEPDYDKLMHWRLGILREHGLGLKEIQDVIAQIDPLPGAKEFLDELRKDMQVIIISDTFTQFAMPLMAKLGYPALFCNSLIVGEDGMIEDFKMRIENSKLSTVKALQSIGFDTIASGDSYNDLAMIKASKAGFLFKSTEKIIADNPDIPAFEEFDELLAAIKAVPDSN is encoded by the coding sequence ATGAATATCGTTTGTCTTGATATGGAAGGCGTTCTGGTACCTGAGATCTGGATCGAGTTTTCGAAAAAGAGCGGCATTCCGGAACTTAAGAGAACCACCAGAGATGAGCCCGATTACGACAAGCTCATGCACTGGAGATTAGGCATCTTAAGAGAGCACGGCCTGGGCCTTAAGGAGATCCAGGATGTTATCGCACAGATCGATCCGCTCCCGGGCGCAAAGGAATTCTTAGACGAGCTTAGAAAGGACATGCAGGTAATAATCATCAGCGATACTTTCACACAGTTCGCTATGCCCCTGATGGCAAAGCTCGGTTATCCGGCTCTTTTCTGTAACTCTCTTATTGTCGGTGAAGACGGCATGATCGAGGACTTCAAGATGAGGATCGAGAACTCCAAGCTGTCCACGGTTAAGGCTCTGCAGTCCATCGGCTTTGACACTATCGCTTCCGGCGATTCATATAACGACCTTGCCATGATCAAGGCATCCAAGGCAGGTTTCCTTTTTAAGAGCACAGAGAAGATCATCGCTGATAACCCGGATATTCCGGCATTTGAGGAATTCGATGAGCTTCTGGCTGCGATCAAGGCTGTACCAGATTCAAACTAA
- a CDS encoding thioredoxin reductase (NADPH), giving the protein MADIIIVGAGPAGLSAAIYARRAGMDTVLYEGEMYGGQIVNTPEIENYPAIAKISGFDFANDLYNQAINLGAVLEFDRVAAVSKTDTGFEVTLDSGKKDTAKAVILAVGASNRHLGIDREDALLGKGISYCATCDGAFYKGKTVAVNGGGNTAVEDAIYLAGIVDKVYLIHRRNEFRADEVLVNAAKALPNLEIVTPYTIESLLGDPKLSGVELVSKEDGSKKQIDVDGLFVAIGQEPKTADFKDLVTLQGGYIEAGENCKTNVEGIFAAGDARVKKVRQLTTACADGAVAALAAIDYIKLGV; this is encoded by the coding sequence ATGGCAGACATCATCATCGTAGGAGCAGGTCCGGCAGGACTTTCGGCAGCCATTTACGCAAGACGTGCGGGAATGGATACGGTCCTTTACGAGGGCGAGATGTACGGCGGTCAGATCGTCAACACGCCCGAGATCGAGAACTATCCTGCGATCGCGAAGATCTCCGGTTTTGATTTTGCCAACGACCTTTATAACCAGGCAATTAACCTTGGCGCGGTCCTTGAGTTTGACCGTGTTGCCGCTGTCTCGAAAACAGATACAGGTTTCGAAGTAACTCTCGATTCAGGCAAGAAGGATACCGCAAAGGCAGTAATCTTAGCTGTCGGCGCATCAAACCGACACCTTGGCATCGACAGGGAAGACGCACTTCTCGGCAAGGGCATCTCCTATTGCGCCACATGCGACGGCGCGTTCTATAAGGGCAAGACTGTTGCAGTCAACGGCGGCGGAAATACCGCAGTTGAAGATGCCATATATCTTGCAGGTATCGTAGACAAGGTATATCTTATACACCGCAGAAACGAATTCAGAGCTGACGAGGTTCTCGTCAATGCGGCAAAAGCTTTGCCGAACCTTGAGATCGTAACGCCTTATACTATCGAGAGCCTTTTGGGCGACCCCAAGCTTTCAGGCGTTGAACTCGTAAGCAAGGAAGATGGCAGCAAGAAGCAGATCGACGTTGACGGACTTTTCGTTGCGATCGGCCAGGAGCCCAAGACAGCTGATTTCAAGGATCTTGTAACACTGCAGGGCGGTTACATCGAAGCAGGCGAGAACTGCAAGACAAATGTCGAAGGTATCTTTGCCGCAGGCGATGCAAGAGTAAAGAAAGTAAGACAGCTTACGACCGCTTGTGCTGACGGTGCAGTTGCGGCACTTGCTGCGATCGACTACATCAAGCTCGGTGTTTAA
- a CDS encoding XRE family transcriptional regulator, with the protein MSTANNSNVELRLAEVADRVHGLRLDMGLTPEEVASKLDISTEEYLKFEEGTQDFNFTFIYKFANLAGVEISDIMEGSSPALTEYAITRNGQGSPITRRTGYKYQRLASRFKNKLCEPFRVVVPYSEEALNPPYHLVSHNYQEMNIVVKGTLKVIIGDSSEVLHEGDCIYFDSTQPHGEFALGGEDCVFYAIILNPEAWGKGENYTTPYNSEEMRTDNVTNVDAANLEDAVYTHYLNGILDENGTLVDVDVNVPACKKFNFAFDCVDVIADKNPNKLAMLWVAKDCVTEKRFTFGDIKKYSNMTANYFKSLGIGKGDKVVLVLKRHYQFWFAMMGLEKLGAVAIPATHLLRDHDYEYRFNAAGVKAVFCTSDDDAADECEKAAKVCGVETLVLCNGSRPGWHDFNEEFKNCSDVFERPADYACGYDPMVMFFTSGTTGYPKMALHSYMYAIGHITTAKYWQNVDPNGLHFSISDTGWGKALWGKLYGQWLCEAPVFTFDFDRFKAEEILPMFKKYNITTFCAPPTMFRFFIKEDLSKYDLSSLKYAVTAGEALNPEVFNRFMAATGIRLMEGFGQTETTLAIANLVGAKLRIGSMGKPNPLYDVKILDPDGNVCKPGETGEICINTQNYHPKGLFLQYYLAPELTNEAWHDGWYHTGDTAWADEDGYFWYVGRTDDVIKSSGYRIGPFEIENVIMELPYVLECAVTGVPDPQGVRGIVVKATITLVKGTERTEELKKEIQNYVKEKTAPYKYPRVVEFVDELPKTFNGKIMRKAIRSSSEEQK; encoded by the coding sequence ATGTCAACAGCAAACAACAGCAACGTTGAGCTAAGACTCGCAGAAGTTGCCGACAGAGTTCACGGCCTGAGACTCGACATGGGTCTGACACCTGAGGAAGTAGCCTCCAAGCTTGATATTTCCACTGAGGAATATCTTAAGTTTGAAGAAGGCACCCAAGACTTCAACTTTACTTTCATTTATAAATTCGCAAACCTCGCAGGCGTCGAGATCTCCGACATCATGGAAGGTTCCTCCCCTGCACTTACAGAGTATGCAATAACAAGAAACGGCCAGGGCAGCCCTATCACAAGACGTACAGGTTATAAGTACCAGCGTCTTGCATCAAGATTCAAGAACAAGCTCTGCGAACCCTTCCGCGTCGTAGTTCCTTATTCTGAAGAGGCTTTGAATCCTCCGTATCACCTCGTTTCACATAACTATCAGGAAATGAACATCGTCGTTAAGGGTACGTTGAAGGTCATCATCGGTGATTCCTCCGAAGTGCTCCACGAAGGCGACTGCATCTACTTCGACTCCACACAGCCCCACGGCGAGTTCGCTCTGGGCGGTGAGGACTGCGTATTCTATGCGATCATCTTAAACCCTGAGGCATGGGGCAAGGGTGAGAACTACACCACACCTTACAACTCAGAAGAGATGCGTACAGACAACGTTACAAACGTTGACGCAGCTAACCTTGAAGATGCTGTTTACACACACTATCTCAACGGTATTCTCGATGAGAACGGCACATTGGTAGATGTTGACGTTAACGTTCCCGCATGCAAGAAGTTCAACTTCGCATTCGACTGCGTAGACGTCATCGCTGACAAGAACCCCAACAAGCTCGCTATGCTCTGGGTCGCAAAAGACTGCGTAACAGAGAAGAGATTCACATTCGGAGACATCAAGAAGTATTCCAACATGACAGCGAACTACTTCAAGTCTTTGGGCATCGGCAAGGGCGACAAGGTTGTCCTCGTCTTAAAGCGTCACTACCAGTTCTGGTTCGCCATGATGGGCTTGGAAAAGCTTGGCGCCGTAGCTATCCCTGCTACACACCTTCTCCGTGACCACGACTACGAGTACCGCTTCAACGCAGCTGGCGTTAAGGCTGTATTCTGCACATCAGATGACGATGCTGCCGACGAGTGCGAGAAGGCTGCAAAGGTTTGCGGCGTTGAGACACTGGTCCTCTGCAACGGTTCAAGACCCGGCTGGCACGACTTCAATGAAGAGTTCAAGAACTGCTCTGACGTATTCGAGCGTCCTGCTGACTATGCATGCGGCTACGATCCGATGGTAATGTTCTTCACATCAGGTACAACAGGCTATCCTAAGATGGCTCTGCATTCCTACATGTATGCTATCGGCCACATCACGACAGCCAAGTACTGGCAGAACGTCGATCCTAACGGACTCCACTTCTCCATCTCTGATACAGGCTGGGGTAAGGCACTCTGGGGCAAGCTCTACGGTCAGTGGCTCTGCGAAGCACCTGTCTTCACATTCGACTTCGACCGCTTCAAGGCTGAAGAGATCCTCCCCATGTTTAAGAAATACAATATCACTACATTCTGCGCACCTCCGACAATGTTCAGATTCTTCATCAAGGAAGACCTCTCCAAGTACGATCTGTCTTCCCTCAAGTATGCAGTTACTGCAGGCGAAGCTCTGAACCCTGAGGTATTCAACCGCTTCATGGCAGCAACAGGTATCCGTCTCATGGAAGGTTTCGGACAGACAGAGACAACACTTGCTATCGCAAACCTCGTCGGCGCTAAGCTCCGTATCGGTTCTATGGGTAAGCCCAACCCGCTCTACGACGTTAAGATCCTTGATCCCGACGGCAATGTATGCAAGCCCGGTGAGACAGGCGAGATCTGCATCAATACACAGAACTACCATCCGAAGGGACTCTTCCTCCAGTACTACCTCGCACCTGAACTTACAAACGAGGCATGGCACGACGGCTGGTATCACACAGGTGATACTGCATGGGCAGACGAGGACGGTTACTTCTGGTATGTCGGACGTACAGACGATGTCATTAAGTCTTCCGGCTACCGAATCGGACCCTTCGAGATCGAGAATGTCATCATGGAGCTTCCTTATGTTCTTGAGTGCGCAGTTACGGGCGTACCTGACCCTCAGGGCGTAAGAGGTATCGTTGTTAAGGCTACGATCACACTCGTTAAGGGCACTGAAAGAACAGAGGAACTCAAGAAAGAGATCCAGAACTACGTTAAGGAAAAGACAGCTCCTTATAAGTACCCCAGAGTAGTTGAATTCGTAGACGAACTTCCTAAGACATTCAACGGTAAGATCATGAGAAAGGCTATCAGATCTTCTTCTGAAGAGCAGAAGTAA